TCCTAGAGAGATCCTTGTCTCTAACAGCAGGCTATAATTTATAAATAGCTTTTGCCTTATTCATTGGGTCTTCACGCATCCTTATGAGGTAGATAATCACTGAAAGATTATAATCCTCAGAATAATGAGGCGACTGATTTCAGGTCTCAAAGCAATTCGGTTGTACTGCTTGAAAACAGGCATAGACTACTTGGTAGATCTCCCCTGACCCAGGACATAACCTGAATTGGAACCATGGCTTGAGGTCCAGATGACTCAGAATTGGAAGGATATACCAAGAACACCATCCATGCCTTGACTACTAAGTCACACACTAATGTTATCAAAGAACATAGCCAGGAGAAAGAAATGTGTAAAGAGTTGGCACCACAGGTGGGTTGCTGAGCCATAGAGGCAGGAAAAGAATTCCTGTGAAGAGCAGAACCTGCTATGGCCTGGCAAGTTGTGCCCTGGGCTCTAGACACTGGACACATGTCACACCAAAGAAACCAGGCTCTTGAAGAACCAAGAATGTCAGTCAGATCCCTAACCCAGGATTTGGGGAGGTAGGGGACTCATGTGATCACCAGCCAGAAGACCCAGAAGGAGGAATGGAGTGATTTATAGAAACAGTCTGCAGGGGCCCCCAACACTCACCTAAACATTAGAAGCCCCACAATGACGAGCAGACAGACAGAAGACAGTACCACAGCTACCACGGCCAGGATGGTTGTGTGGTCATACGAATACAAGCGGTTTTCCACTGGGAGGGTCAGCCCATGGCACCTCTCTCCATGGTAACCTGGCTGGCAGCTGTTTCAAGACAGAACAaggagttagggttagtggttcagTCTCTCTCTCTTCGCAGTGGCCCAGCCAAACCCCATTCCTCACCGCTCCAGCCTATCAATCCCTGACCATGATCTTTGCCCTTCCTCTATCTTTCTCCTTTGGTAGGAGACTCCTTAAAAGCCCCTCTGAATGCTCCATGGCCTTCCTCCCTCACTCCACGCCCTTCCCTTCTACCATTTTCTCTGGTTCTCTGGCCTGAGAATCCTGCTCCAGGCTCGGAAAAAGTGAGGGAGGACTCGAAGGTCTCAGTTAGATATGTTCCACGTGTGACTGATTTATTACATGTGGGTGAAGACATTCTATTTAAGCCACTTAAGAGGACTTGGGCACAAGCGTTGGTAAGTTGAGTGAGGGGATTCAGTATCACTCCCTATACTGAGGCCCCTCAACACCCTGACCCAGAAATAaaccagccttctcatcaatgttccagTGTCCAATCCTCTCCCCCACTGCCCATCCTATTAATAGGCCCTGTTCCTTTGCCAGAAGTCATTTTTTCAAGTTCCCTTCATTTAACTCCCAGCTTCTCCTGTTTGCAGTGCCAACTTGCGGACCATTGGCCTTTGAGCATTGGGGTATCAGGCCTCCTTCCCCTCAGGGCAAAGCAAACCAGCCAAGATAATATCTTCATGCCCAGCTGCTCTGCCAGGGCATGTCGGAATGTCAGAAACAATCCCTAGGCAGCTCTTCTCACTCAGGACATAAATCATATGGCAACTGCCTCTATGATTCTAATGCAAAAGCACTTCCTTGAACCTCTGAAGAAAATTTGGAAGTGCTTACAGTTGAATAAGTACATTCACATCCCTTCCTTCATCTGATCCCCTCAAAGATCCTCTGATGTAGCCAgaagccccattttacagaaaggtAGAGTTGTTTTCCCAAGGTCTCACAGCAGAGCAGAGACATGGGTATGGATCCTCTGACTCTGAGCTCAGTGTGCTGCCCCCCCACAACCACCTACCACCAGCCGGGGGTGAGGTGGCGCTATCTGCCTGGGGGCTTTAGCCACTGGCTTCTGGTAGCTCTCTATTCTGAGCTGAGCTTTCCCTGGGAAGGAAGCTGTATACCTGGTGCCTCAGAGTTAGGAATTCCTTCTTCCTGCTGAAGTGGATACCAGGAAAGCTCTACAGAGCAGATCAGTCTAGACCTGGCAGCAGCAGAAGGGCCAGGCATCTGGGTACTAGTGTAAGGCATGGCTAGGGGTACTGTTTCTCTCCTACTGCCTTTCTGCCCAACTTCTCCCTGTTCCAGCTCCTCCTGGGCGCTTTGTGCACCACCTCAGTCCAGGATAAATGTAGGTCAGGGTCCTTCTCCGCAACCTCTAGCCTACGATAGGAACAACTCCTTGCCCAGCCTCTGCAGGCATTGTTCCATTGGCCCAGGTGGGCAAAACAAAGTCCCCATCCTGCCAGAATATGGAGCAAGCTGCCAGGAGCTCCTCTGGAAAATGACCTGTCTATGGCAGTTTACAGTTTACAAGACTGTCCCTATCTACCAGCTAATCTGGACCTCATAATACCCTGGTAGGCAGGTACAGCCCCAGTTTACAGATTGAAAGggtcagagagattaagtgattTGCCAAAAGTTTCACTGGGAAGCAGCAGTGTCAAGACTAGAAACCAGTTTTGGCAGATTCCAAGTTCATGATTCTTTCTACTCTGAACGGTGCAGATTACCCCAAGGAAACACACATCTGATAGGTTCCTGGGGATGTCTGACCCAGTTCTCAGAATGTATTAATGCTgttcattattattaataattagcAACAATAATAAATAGCTAACATTAAAGGTTTGCCATGTGCCAGGTTCTCTGCACTAACTGGTTTACAAAGATCATTTCATTTCATCTTATAATCATCTTTATGAAGGAGTTACTacctccattttaaagatgagactGAGGCTTAACTTCTTTACATAACTTGCCCAGGctacacagctagtgagtggtaCAGCCAGGATTCAACCCTGCAGCCTGGATGGCTTCAGGGACTAGGGGGAGAAGCTGAGTCTGTTTTTCACTTCCAGTCCATCATTCAAACCCCACAGGTAGTTACTCAGATGATAGAAATAAAGCTTGGCCTCACAGCCCCACAATTCAGTTACATAATTCCTCCACCCCCACCTTGAGTCAAAAGGATAATAATGTAAACATCCTAAtattacccacccaccctccctccctttgcAGACGACTCCTGGCTTCCCCAGGGAGTTGGAGGGGAAGGCGAGGGATGAGTACATTCCAAACATCCCAGGGTGGGGGTGAGATCATGTGCCTTGCCCAGCACCAGCCACTCATCAAACTGGGACACATTCTTCTTACTCATGTCTGCGACCTGTTTCAGATCTTGTATTACAGCAGAAGAGCCCTCTAGGGTCCAGAGACGTCTTCCAAACTGAGCTGCTCACTCCTACTCAAGGAGGTGCAGGGGGCACCATTTGATAGAGGGCCTCAAAATACTTGAGTTTCAGACTGGTATTGCTACTACTTCTAGCCaggtgatcttggacaagttatttcacCTTTCCAAATATTGGTTTCCTCATGCAAAACACAGAAACGATAAATGCCTACCTTACTAGAGAATTGAGAAAATCAAATGGGATAATATAGATGAAAGCACTTAATAAAAGGCCAAGTTCTATGTTTGTATGTTATTATATAATCAGATCCCAGAGCACAGTACCTATATCCTAAGGAATGGGgtactaaaatcaggtggagCCAAAGTCAAGGGGGCTTGCCATTCCCAGGGGACCCTCTGCCAAGATGCTCTGTGTAGCTGAGCAGTGAGGCAAAGTAAAGCCCCCAGGCCCCTCTTCCAGCTCCGAGTCCTCCTCAGCCCAGCTGCCCCCCTGCTTTTTTCTAGCCACAGGACAACTTTGCTGCCAATTTCTGGGTCAGCAGCCAGTCAGGGTTCCTATCCCCTGAGGGTGACTTTTGGCTGATGACACAGAAGGGTTTCCCGTCAATGGTGGCTGCGAAGGGCTGGTTTAGGAAGCTGGCTAGCCTCAAGCTCACCACACCAGCCTGGACACACCCTGGCTGGTGGTTCCTGGGTCTGGAGGCAGAGAGGATCCACAAGGGGTCCCCAGATGTAGTTACCCAGATGTCATGCTTCCCCAAACCAGGAGACCTGTGTCTTCTTGCTGCCTTCTGCACTGCGAACACAGGACTGGAGGCAGAACGCAGGAATAAGCAAGGTCAGGCAAATTCTGCCTAGCAAGAGAAGACGGAAGCAGACAGAGACTTCAAATCAAATTGCTATACTGTTAGGCTAGAAAAAGTCTCCAGAGATCTCTAGAACAACAGCTGCCCTCTGTAAAATCCTGCAGAGGCAGACCAATACCCATTGCAGCCTGGGGCAATGAAAAGCATGCTGGACTGAGAGTCAGGTGCCTGTGTCCCTGTCCTTTTTCTATCTACTTATTTAGCTATTGATCACAGAGAAATCACTTCCCACTTTCTGGTTCAAGTTTCCTTATCTTCCAAGTGGAGTTAGCAAGACTTGCCTACCTAGCAAAGGGCTTTTGAGAATCCTAAGAGACTAACTAATCTCCCCACCCCCTAGAATAGTGTCTGGCATCAAGTAGGTGCTTAAGACATATCTGTTGGGCTCAACTCATATTAAGTGGAAACTGCAAAGCTCTGGGGCAAAGAAGAGGAGCTACTCTTATGGTTATGAGCACTACCCCCACAGCCACTGAGAAGTTGGCCATGGGTATCCTTATCTAGGCTGAGGTGATCCATGGAACCCAGTCCTCTGGGAGAAGAGCCTTACAGGGTTCTGTCAAGCACCAATGCCCTGTACTAATTTAGCCCAGACAGACTCCTAGGCTCAAACCATCTTGACTACCCTCAGAGTCACTGCCTCTACCCTATGCTAATGATGCTATTTTACAAATTTAACACAAGCATTTCCTCCCTGTCCCAAGATACTGGGAAGGATAATATGGAGACCCTAGGCCACTCCCAAGAAACCCCTCCAATACGAAGGTCCTGACAAGGATATTATAGGAGAAGATACACAAGTGACCAAGAACATGGTGAGAAGCAAAGGGTCTGTCTGCCAATGGTCCAACAGAAGACAGCTCTGCTATATGCAATCAGAGAGGACAAGGAGCCttcaaaaagccaaaaaaactACATGatccaagaccagaagaactagatggtgcctggctaccaccaacaagcACTCCAACTGGGATTCACAACAGAAGTtcccagagagggagaaaaattgcagaacaaaaaaccaaattcacaaaaaaagaccagacttactggtctgatagagaccagaagaacccctgagactatggccctaagacactctTCTAAGCTGGAATTGAAGCCATTGCCAGAGACCATCCACCAGCCAAATCATAggcaagcccataaaataaataatacccaAGAGGAATGTATTCCTTAGAACGATCTATTATACAAGAGCAAAAGGGCAACATTCACTCAAAAGCAAAGTTGAGACAGCAGGAAGGGGTAGCAattcaggacaaaaggaaacagggTACCTAGGACGGAAATGTGGGGAGGGCAGGACATTGTGGGGAATGGaagcaatgtcatggaacactgtgtgtacaaactatcaaataggAAACTAATGTgctatgtaagctttcacctaatgcacatttaaaaaaagaaaaaaaaaaagctgcaaggGATCTGCACCAATCACACGCGGCCAGTTTTCCTGACAGATCAGGAGGCAATATGTACCCAGCAGTCTCCTGTCTGTCCCTGTCTAGAGTCTCCCATGCCACAATGCCCCTCGCCTCTCCACTGGGACCTTGTGCCCAGCGGAAGAGAGTGAATGTTTGCAGCCTGACGTGGGGTGTTGGCCTCAGGCACAGTGGCGACATTATGCCTGCCAGAGAGCATGGCAGTGCCGTCATCTCTGAGGGGTTGCCAAGGCAGTCGTTTGCTGAGCTTGACCTAGCAGAGTGGCCAAGAACCCATGGCCCCTCCACCCACACCCCTGCCCAGGGAAGGGGTGATGCTGCCTAATTGGGGGTTGATGTCTGCTGGGTTGGCTTCCATTTCCTGTTAATCCTTCATAAAGAAAGTATCCTCTCACTCCCATGGCCAAAGGCCAATACCCTCCAAGTGCTCACCTCCTGGCCCTTGCCAGGGtgaggaagaagggaggaggggTGTCCCCTGCTCCCATGATGACTGTTCTCTGTACAGTCCTGCCATGTTTTAAAATCAACCCACATTTGCTCACTTGTGTGCACACATACCTAAGTACGCACTCACCTACCAACATGTGTCCAAATGCACCTCATATATGCCTACAGCGTTTGAGAAAGAAGGCCACAGGAGCTTCACTCCACGCAGGAAGCCCATTCTGCCACGTTTCCTATTGGCTTCTCCCATCCAGAGTGGGGCATGGGGCAAGAATGAAGGACTTGCTTTCAGGTGCCAGTTTTCCTGGCCACATGCTCATTTCTGGGTAAGCAGGAAATGTCCCCAAGGATACAAGATCGTCACAAACCCACACCACAGGAAATTGCATCTGATGGGGGGGAGCCCCTTCCGCTGACTAAAAATATTTCTCCTCCTCCCAACTTCCTCCCAGAGGTTGAGAAGAAACTGGGTAGAATTATGAATTCAAGGAACAGTGACAACGAGGAACAATCACGTGGCTGACAAAGAGTGTACTGACAAGTCAGCCCAAGGGAAGGAACACTTACAGGCAAGATGGAGCCCGCAGCTTCTTCACATATCTGCATTCTCCATGGATGCAGAAGTCCTTGTATTTTCGAAGACAAGGGTCTCTCTTCTTCCCTAGCCCCTtgcccttcttctttcttttcccatATTCCTCCTTGCTTGGTGTGGCCTGAGCTTGCGGCTTGGAGGAGAAAGCAACTGCAGGAAAAAAACACCCTGGTAAGTCTGCCACTCTCCTGGGGCACAGAATCAGAACAGCATAGCATTTGGAGGGAATATGCACCCTTTGATCCCACCTAAAGTCAGAGGCCTGGGAAGACCCCTTGGTTCAGTGCCTCTCAAGCTGAAGGAAGACTGGGCACAGTACCAGAAAGCAGGAGCCTCAGGAGGAAGTAGAGGCAAGAATGGATTCCCAGGGAGGCATTTCACAAACTCAGTTTAAGGACGTCATTCGGAGAGTGCTAGCTTCTGTTGAGTGACTGCAGTTGATTGAGCAATCCTACTAACCTCACCTCCACCCCACTGCCCACCTTCCATCCCCATCGCCTCCTCTGCCACCCTCAGTTGGTTCTATTTTGGCCTTAATCAGCCTCATTTCCTGATGCTGCACACAGTGACCCACTTGCAGGAGGACAGTGTCAGAGACACAAATTGCCTCTGGAAAAGGTATTtggaggtggggggggggcgagtggatttataaaataagaaaagtGCCCATGTCTTCAGGTGGCAACCATTAGCTTCAGAGTACCATGAGCCCAGGGCAGAGCCAGGCTCAGGTACAGCAAGAGGACTGTCCCTGATCAGGGCCTTGTTTTTTTACTTCAAGCAAAATACTCACCCTGCTCTGTGCCCTTTGCAGCTAACCCATTTCCCTCAAAGGCCCATTTACATGTATTCCCAATCTCCTGTTTATAGCTCTCTAGGATTGGGGTACAATGTGTACAAGGGCTAGAGAGATGGAAAGTAAGGAGCTGTCCAGAAGGAACTGGAATAATGAGGAGCCCCCCTTCTTCCCAGGcttcagagagacagggggaaaaAACAACCTCACCCAGATGTCCAGCTGGGATTTACCATGGGCTACACCCATCAGCCCAGGGGTCTGAAGCCAGTTCTCCTCCCCCCACCATGTTCCGCTGTTCCCAACAGGAAGAAGGTGCCCTCTGCCCATGGCTATAGCTACATGTTTGGCAGAAGGATATGCATGATACATTAGACCGAAGACCTAGAATCCTCAAACTGGAAGTAACCTCAAAGAATATCATGACCTTCCATCTTCAGATGAAAAACGTAAGATCCC
Above is a window of Loxodonta africana isolate mLoxAfr1 chromosome 2, mLoxAfr1.hap2, whole genome shotgun sequence DNA encoding:
- the HBEGF gene encoding proheparin-binding EGF-like growth factor isoform X1: MKLLPSVVLKLLLATVLSALVTGESLERIRRGVAAGTRKPDPPTGSTDQLLPSGDARSREVLDLDEANLDLFRVAFSSKPQAQATPSKEEYGKRKKKGKGLGKKRDPCLRKYKDFCIHGECRYVKKLRAPSCLQNLPDLAYSCVLPPVLCSQCRRQQEDTGLLVWGSMTSGCQPGYHGERCHGLTLPVENRLYSYDHTTILAVVAVVLSSVCLLVIVGLLMFRYHRRGGYNVENEEKVKLGMTNSH
- the HBEGF gene encoding proheparin-binding EGF-like growth factor isoform X2 codes for the protein MKLLPSVVLKLLLATVLSALVTGESLERIRRGVAAGTRKPDPPTGSTDQLLPSGDARSREVLDLDEANLDLFRVAFSSKPQAQATPSKEEYGKRKKKGKGLGKKRDPCLRKYKDFCIHGECRYVKKLRAPSCLCQPGYHGERCHGLTLPVENRLYSYDHTTILAVVAVVLSSVCLLVIVGLLMFRYHRRGGYNVENEEKVKLGMTNSH